A genomic segment from Clostridiisalibacter paucivorans DSM 22131 encodes:
- a CDS encoding small, acid-soluble spore protein, alpha/beta type, translated as MPKKDVGSMKYEIAKELGLMDKIKEVGWGGLTAKETGKIGGKITVKKREARKKKKDC; from the coding sequence ATGCCTAAAAAAGATGTAGGTTCAATGAAGTATGAAATAGCTAAAGAATTAGGATTGATGGATAAAATAAAAGAGGTGGGGTGGGGAGGATTAACGGCTAAGGAAACAGGAAAGATAGGTGGAAAGATAACTGTTAAGAAGAGAGAGGCACGTAAAAAAAAGAAAGATTGTTAA